The nucleotide sequence AGGGAATTTCACACTCCGGGAGAGGAAGCCCATGGAGAACTTCTCGATATACCGGTACATGAAGCTGGGGATCGTGCACTTCAAGGCGTACCCGCAGGCGACCACGGGCGAGGGGCCGATCGTGGAGACGCTGCGGAAGATCGTGGAGGACGACTTCTGGACGGCCGTGGAAGTCGGCTGGATGAAGGACCCCAAGGTGCGGCACGAGGCGCGCAAGCTCCTCGAGACCTCGCACCTGGAGGTCTGCTACGCGAACCAGCCGAGGCTGTTCTCCCAGAAGCTGGACATGAACGCCTTCGACCCGAAGGAGCGCAAAAAAGCGCTCGGCGCGATGAAGAACGGCGTCGACGAGGCGTTCCAGCTCGGCGCTTCCTGCATGCGGGTCTTCTCCGGAAAGCACCCCGGGGAGGAAAAGAAGGAGGAGGCGAAGAAGATCCTCATCGACTCCCTGCTTGAGATCTGCCGCTACACGAAGGAGCAGGGCGGGATGGACATCTACATGAAGGTCTTCGACTACG is from Thermodesulfobacteriota bacterium and encodes:
- a CDS encoding TIM barrel protein codes for the protein MENFSIYRYMKLGIVHFKAYPQATTGEGPIVETLRKIVEDDFWTAVEVGWMKDPKVRHEARKLLETSHLEVCYANQPRLFSQKLDMNAFDPKERKKALGAMKNGVDEAFQLGASCMRVFSGKHPGEEKKEEAKKILIDSLLEICRYTKEQGGMDIYMKVFDYDIDKCFLIGHFKDAADVAEAVHKEFPNFGVLADLSHFPLLREDPKDSIPLVRKFPMHFHIGNCAFRDRRHPGYGDLQPRFGMPGGETDTPQVTEYFRLLRDLKLIGPEKRPVLSAEVRPLLAEESSEAVLANTKRVIKEAWALV